Proteins from a genomic interval of Lactococcus protaetiae:
- a CDS encoding ATP-binding cassette domain-containing protein, whose amino-acid sequence MPVLELKNIKKSYFLGKDEFPVLKGINLEFERGDFVSLLGESGGGKSTLMNIIGGLDRKYEGDVLVDGIAQKTKKEKDMDAYRRDTIGFIFQSFNLVSYLSVLDNILVSLKMTALSEKERHARAIELTKQVGLYEHRKKKPAQLSGGQKQRVAIARALASDPEIILADEPTGALDSQNTKEVLAILRDIAQSGKTVIVVTHSQEVADYGTRIIHLADGVITGDERLKAPYPAEPHTRVNSKALSFGDTFKTAFKHFTNAWKINLLIAIGTAIGLFSVIFFLGLGNGGTKYMNDQVTSIANPNVVAVVKRGPNNTTKNNQEAWSNANQNMAQNADDFKLTSSTMSQLKAIDNVKDIQSMYVIGTPTTVKLGENSGHISQIQSWTALFQESSLDAGKKPSKNEIVLQESDVRSLDQKAFENKDWKSMIGKTVDATFTLTTSTGPKQVTQNLKISGIMQSVPGMGAAMSSDTMKSLFEANNYSTDPFFAVITANNSKNVKQVTKDIENIKSDGKKVFATNGVGSILDTINNITGIVTTVLASVAGISLVVSIFMIVVITYMSVAERTKEIGIIRAMGGRKKDISRLFTAESLILGLSSAILAIALAFIGQSVINAALHSLVGGNIVAITPYHIIATVIIAVVIALVASLAPSGRAARLNTIEALATE is encoded by the coding sequence ATGCCCGTCTTGGAACTAAAAAATATCAAGAAATCTTATTTTCTTGGAAAAGATGAGTTTCCCGTCCTGAAAGGAATCAACCTCGAATTTGAACGTGGTGATTTCGTCAGCTTACTCGGAGAATCTGGAGGAGGTAAATCCACTCTGATGAACATCATCGGTGGACTTGACCGTAAATACGAAGGTGACGTGCTCGTTGATGGCATTGCTCAAAAAACCAAAAAAGAAAAAGACATGGACGCATATCGTAGGGATACCATTGGCTTTATCTTCCAATCTTTCAACCTCGTGAGCTATCTCAGCGTTCTTGACAACATCCTTGTCAGCCTCAAAATGACCGCCTTATCAGAAAAAGAACGTCATGCGCGTGCGATTGAACTCACCAAACAAGTTGGGCTATACGAACATCGTAAGAAAAAACCTGCTCAACTCTCTGGCGGACAAAAACAACGTGTAGCGATCGCTCGTGCCCTTGCTTCTGACCCTGAAATTATCCTTGCAGATGAACCAACAGGTGCGCTTGATTCACAAAATACTAAAGAAGTCCTCGCCATTCTTCGTGATATCGCTCAATCTGGCAAAACAGTAATCGTCGTTACTCACTCGCAAGAAGTTGCAGACTATGGCACACGTATTATTCATTTGGCAGATGGTGTGATTACTGGAGATGAGCGACTCAAAGCACCCTATCCAGCCGAACCTCACACCCGAGTAAATTCAAAGGCGCTCTCTTTTGGAGACACATTTAAAACCGCCTTTAAACATTTTACAAATGCATGGAAAATCAACCTCCTCATCGCAATTGGGACAGCTATCGGTCTTTTCTCCGTCATCTTCTTCCTCGGTTTAGGAAATGGTGGAACAAAATACATGAACGACCAAGTCACCTCTATCGCCAATCCAAACGTTGTAGCGGTCGTTAAACGTGGACCAAATAATACAACCAAAAATAATCAAGAAGCGTGGTCAAATGCCAACCAAAACATGGCACAAAATGCAGATGACTTCAAACTAACAAGCTCAACCATGAGCCAACTTAAAGCCATTGATAACGTTAAAGATATTCAATCCATGTATGTCATCGGAACACCAACCACTGTAAAACTCGGAGAAAATAGCGGACACATTTCTCAAATTCAAAGCTGGACTGCACTTTTCCAAGAATCCAGCCTAGATGCAGGTAAAAAACCAAGCAAAAATGAAATTGTCCTTCAAGAATCCGATGTTCGTTCTCTTGACCAAAAAGCCTTTGAAAACAAAGACTGGAAATCCATGATTGGCAAAACAGTTGACGCAACATTCACACTGACAACAAGCACGGGACCAAAACAAGTCACACAAAACTTGAAAATCTCAGGAATTATGCAAAGTGTCCCTGGTATGGGTGCAGCAATGTCCAGTGACACAATGAAATCGCTCTTTGAAGCAAATAATTACTCAACTGACCCATTCTTCGCTGTCATCACTGCTAACAACAGTAAAAATGTTAAGCAAGTAACAAAAGACATCGAAAACATCAAGTCAGATGGTAAAAAAGTCTTTGCTACAAATGGTGTAGGGTCAATCCTTGATACTATTAACAACATCACAGGCATCGTCACTACAGTTCTTGCTTCTGTCGCTGGTATCTCACTCGTTGTTTCAATCTTCATGATTGTTGTCATAACCTATATGTCAGTTGCAGAACGTACAAAAGAAATCGGGATCATTCGTGCAATGGGTGGACGTAAAAAAGATATTTCTCGCTTGTTCACAGCAGAAAGTCTTATCCTCGGTCTATCTTCTGCTATACTCGCTATCGCCCTCGCCTTTATCGGTCAATCAGTGATTAATGCAGCCCTTCACTCACTTGTTGGAGGAAACATTGTTGCTATCACGCCTTATCATATCATCGCAACAGTGATTATT
- a CDS encoding zinc ribbon domain-containing protein: MNGYQQQYVCIKCGNHNFEQDQLQATGGDFSKLFNVQNKKYITISCSQCGYTELYKAQTSTGMNILDFLFNG; encoded by the coding sequence ATGAACGGCTATCAACAACAATACGTCTGCATCAAATGCGGCAATCACAACTTTGAACAAGACCAATTACAAGCAACAGGTGGCGATTTTTCAAAACTATTTAACGTCCAAAACAAAAAATACATTACCATCTCCTGTTCACAGTGTGGTTACACCGAACTTTACAAAGCTCAAACCAGTACAGGCATGAACATTTTAGACTTTTTGTTCAACGGATAA
- a CDS encoding phage tail protein → MVYKVNFKEVETIGFENSPVAEALAGLRANEARYFWNKYKFEYVTYPANEKPELVELMTKILKEERDLVFSAKLLEVAVYEDEQVFWPEFYYEDGMVLNLLYEKVPAVEGKKPKRAVGIKLSVGMEVPSELEGKFKFARQRSKLAGEVRGSFFTVKQEWL, encoded by the coding sequence ATGGTGTATAAAGTTAATTTTAAAGAGGTGGAAACGATTGGTTTTGAAAATTCACCTGTAGCAGAGGCTTTAGCGGGTTTACGTGCGAATGAGGCACGTTATTTTTGGAATAAATATAAGTTTGAATATGTCACATATCCTGCAAACGAAAAGCCTGAGTTGGTTGAGTTGATGACAAAAATCTTGAAGGAAGAACGTGATTTGGTTTTTTCTGCAAAATTGCTTGAGGTGGCTGTTTATGAGGATGAACAGGTGTTTTGGCCAGAGTTTTACTATGAGGATGGGATGGTACTGAACTTGCTTTATGAAAAAGTACCAGCGGTTGAAGGGAAAAAACCTAAACGTGCGGTTGGAATCAAGCTGTCAGTAGGGATGGAAGTTCCGTCAGAACTTGAAGGGAAATTCAAATTTGCACGTCAACGCTCAAAGCTTGCTGGAGAAGTGCGAGGGTCATTTTTTACTGTGAAACAAGAGTGGCTATGA